Below is a window of Moorella thermoacetica DNA.
CGCAGCATTAGAACACCCCTAGTGGTATAAAAATTAACAGAACCCGGCAACTTTTAGGGTTCTGTCAATAACGGGTTTAAATAATGTAGCGTTAATGAACTTTCCTTTTTTCCACCATTTTTATCATGGCGCCAGCAATAGCCTCTTTTTCGTCTTTATCAGCAACTTCCCATAGATCCCGCAGGAACCGGTTTTCAGGAATATCCGGGTTTATATTTTCTGCCAGGAAATCCCCTAAATTTGCCGCCGATTTTTCGAGAATCTTTTGCGGCATTCCCATGGA
It encodes the following:
- a CDS encoding DUF3243 domain-containing protein; its protein translation is MDINNFDQWLDTLGAALDKAKSMGMPQKILEKSAANLGDFLAENINPDIPENRFLRDLWEVADKDEKEAIAGAMIKMVEKRKVH